Proteins found in one Phoenicibacter congonensis genomic segment:
- a CDS encoding 4Fe-4S dicluster domain-containing protein: MKRRIIEIDEEKCNGCGACAEVCHEGAIAMIDGKAKLIRDDYCDGLGDCLPACPTGAITFVEREAAPYDEKAVIANMEAKMQKEGMTLPCGCPGSQSRKIKHASSVPEPARHAEAASQLSQWPIQIKLVPVNAPYFDDAKLLIAADCTAYAHASFHERFIKGHITLVGCPKLDAVDYSEKLTEIIGNNDIKSVTIVRMEVPCCAGLEIATKKALQRSGKFIPWHVVTVTVDGKLIES; encoded by the coding sequence ATGAAGAGACGAATTATTGAAATTGACGAGGAAAAATGCAACGGTTGCGGCGCATGTGCGGAGGTTTGCCATGAGGGTGCAATTGCGATGATTGACGGGAAAGCGAAGCTGATTCGCGACGATTATTGTGACGGACTCGGAGATTGTTTGCCTGCGTGTCCAACTGGCGCAATCACTTTTGTAGAGCGCGAAGCGGCACCGTATGACGAAAAAGCCGTGATTGCGAACATGGAGGCAAAAATGCAGAAAGAAGGGATGACTTTGCCGTGTGGTTGTCCGGGGAGTCAGTCGCGAAAAATTAAGCACGCTTCTAGTGTGCCCGAGCCGGCCCGTCATGCTGAGGCCGCGAGCCAGCTGTCGCAATGGCCAATCCAAATCAAGCTGGTGCCAGTTAATGCGCCATATTTCGATGATGCAAAGTTGCTCATTGCTGCTGACTGTACAGCCTATGCACATGCATCTTTCCACGAGCGTTTCATCAAAGGTCACATTACGCTAGTCGGATGTCCAAAGCTCGATGCGGTTGACTATTCTGAAAAGCTAACTGAAATCATCGGTAATAACGACATCAAAAGCGTGACGATTGTTCGCATGGAAGTCCCATGTTGCGCTGGGCTTGAGATTGCAACAAAAAAAGCTTTGCAAAGAAGCGGTAAATTTATTCCCTGGCACGTGGTCACCGTTACCGTGGATGGCAAGCTAATCGAGTCCTAA
- a CDS encoding flavodoxin, which yields MKKAVIYFSYEGNTLEAAEKIAKETGADLIQIETVEKLPEDRNVMLKKGAFQAMSGAKPAIKDLPALDSYDELILGSPVWAGVVASPVNTFLKNCNCLDKITAVFTLSGSGRNERCIKKLSKILPNLEHQVSLFDRKSEGSNKNPELVADFVSKIS from the coding sequence ATGAAGAAAGCAGTAATTTATTTTTCATATGAAGGCAACACGTTGGAAGCCGCAGAAAAGATAGCTAAAGAGACTGGTGCAGACTTGATTCAAATTGAAACTGTTGAGAAGCTGCCTGAAGACAGAAATGTAATGCTAAAGAAGGGCGCCTTTCAAGCGATGTCTGGCGCAAAGCCTGCAATTAAAGATTTGCCTGCCTTGGATTCCTATGATGAGCTGATTTTGGGGTCGCCGGTTTGGGCAGGGGTTGTCGCCTCTCCTGTAAACACATTTTTGAAAAACTGCAATTGTCTCGACAAAATCACTGCTGTGTTTACTCTGAGCGGCAGCGGTCGCAATGAGCGTTGCATTAAAAAACTCTCAAAAATTCTCCCAAATTTAGAGCATCAAGTTTCCCTTTTTGATCGAAAGTCAGAAGGTTCAAATAAAAATCCTGAACTGGTTGCCGACTTCGTTTCAAAGATTTCCTAA
- a CDS encoding prolyl-tRNA synthetase associated domain-containing protein — MHKQDVYDFLNDNNVDYEAIEHGAVWTMDELCDVELPHKEADAKNLFIRDDKKNNYYLISVRGNKHLDIKAFRKLHETRPLKFCQEEELKDKLDIYAGAVSPFGIMNNVDKDVTFFIDEDFFADEGLIGCHPNDNTATVFLKAEDLVKLLQAHGNNVVKTQIPEK; from the coding sequence ATGCATAAGCAGGATGTTTACGATTTCTTGAACGACAATAATGTTGATTATGAAGCAATTGAGCATGGTGCTGTTTGGACCATGGACGAGCTATGCGATGTCGAACTTCCGCACAAAGAAGCAGATGCTAAGAATCTCTTCATTCGCGATGACAAGAAAAACAACTACTATCTAATCTCTGTTCGCGGAAACAAACATCTTGACATCAAGGCTTTCCGCAAGCTTCACGAGACACGTCCGCTGAAATTCTGTCAGGAAGAAGAACTAAAAGACAAACTCGACATTTATGCCGGGGCGGTGTCACCTTTTGGAATCATGAATAACGTTGATAAAGACGTCACATTCTTTATTGATGAAGATTTTTTCGCAGATGAAGGTCTAATTGGATGTCATCCAAACGACAACACCGCCACCGTTTTCTTGAAAGCTGAAGATCTCGTCAAGTTGCTCCAAGCGCATGGTAACAACGTTGTAAAAACGCAAATCCCAGAAAAATAA
- a CDS encoding Crp/Fnr family transcriptional regulator, which yields MKNYYAVIKSSSLFSGISENELTVVLPCLGTSIKKYEKGDFMLRAGDSTDSIGLVLMGSTLVIQEDIWGNRNILHKVNPGQTFAAAFACAPGSVLNVSVIAENPATVMFLSVKKILTTCPSGCAHHNRIIRNLLAEIAEKSLQLNEKLTHIGQRTTRAKLMAYLSDEMKRKNKCEFDIPFSRQQLADYLGVERSGLSLELGKMKNEGMLDYHKNHFKLKPWQELD from the coding sequence TTGAAAAACTATTATGCGGTCATCAAATCGTCTTCCCTCTTTTCAGGAATTTCGGAAAATGAATTGACAGTCGTGCTGCCATGCCTGGGAACAAGCATCAAAAAATATGAAAAAGGAGACTTTATGCTCAGAGCGGGAGACTCCACCGACTCAATTGGTCTTGTGCTAATGGGTTCAACTTTAGTAATCCAGGAAGACATTTGGGGAAACAGAAACATTTTGCACAAGGTAAACCCTGGCCAGACTTTTGCCGCAGCGTTTGCGTGCGCGCCTGGATCGGTGTTAAACGTTAGCGTTATTGCTGAAAATCCAGCAACAGTGATGTTTTTGAGCGTTAAAAAAATTCTAACAACATGCCCTTCAGGTTGCGCACACCACAATCGAATAATCAGGAATCTGCTGGCGGAAATTGCAGAAAAGAGCCTGCAACTAAACGAAAAACTCACGCACATTGGTCAGCGAACAACGCGCGCAAAACTCATGGCCTATCTATCAGACGAAATGAAGCGAAAGAACAAGTGCGAGTTTGACATCCCTTTTTCGCGGCAACAGCTGGCAGACTATCTTGGAGTCGAAAGAAGCGGTCTCTCGCTAGAACTTGGAAAAATGAAGAATGAGGGTATGTTAGATTACCACAAAAACCACTTTAAATTAAAGCCCTGGCAAGAACTAGATTGA
- the trpA gene encoding tryptophan synthase subunit alpha yields the protein MNRIKTAFENGKAFIPFITCGDPDLQTTAAAVREMATNGADLIELGIPFSDPTAEGPVIQGANFRALRGGVTTDKVFDLVRDLRKDVSVPFVFMTYANVVFSYGAEKFISTCSEIGVDGIILPDVPFEEKEEFAGICKANDVALISMVAPTSEDRIAMIAKEAEGFLYVVSSLGVTGMRSEIKTDLPSIIKVVRANSQIPCAIGFGISTPQHAHDMAKISDGAIVGSAIIKILAEHGKEAPARIGDYVRGMKEAL from the coding sequence ATGAATAGAATCAAGACTGCATTCGAGAACGGTAAGGCTTTCATTCCTTTTATTACTTGCGGTGACCCTGATTTGCAAACTACCGCTGCGGCCGTTCGTGAGATGGCGACTAACGGTGCCGATTTAATTGAACTTGGAATTCCTTTTTCTGACCCAACTGCAGAAGGTCCAGTAATCCAAGGCGCCAACTTTCGTGCGTTGAGGGGAGGCGTCACTACTGACAAAGTTTTTGATCTCGTTCGTGACTTGCGAAAAGATGTTTCTGTGCCGTTTGTTTTTATGACATATGCAAACGTAGTTTTTTCCTATGGAGCTGAAAAATTCATTTCAACTTGTTCAGAGATTGGGGTTGATGGCATTATTTTGCCCGATGTCCCTTTTGAGGAAAAGGAAGAGTTTGCTGGCATTTGCAAAGCCAATGATGTCGCATTAATCTCGATGGTAGCTCCAACGTCAGAAGACAGAATCGCAATGATAGCGAAAGAGGCTGAAGGTTTTCTCTATGTCGTTTCAAGTTTGGGTGTCACTGGAATGCGCTCCGAAATAAAGACCGATTTGCCATCAATCATTAAGGTAGTTCGTGCGAATTCACAAATTCCATGTGCAATCGGTTTTGGAATTTCGACTCCTCAACATGCTCATGACATGGCAAAAATTTCTGATGGGGCAATTGTTGGTTCGGCAATTATCAAGATTCTTGCCGAACATGGCAAAGAAGCACCTGCAAGAATTGGGGACTATGTGAGAGGCATGAAAGAAGCACTTTAG
- the trpB gene encoding tryptophan synthase subunit beta: MTNENGRFGIHGGQYIPETLMNAVIELEEAYNFYKNDPDFNRELQELLEEYGGRPSRLYYAKKMTEDLGGAKIYLKREDLNHTGAHKINNVLGQALLAKKMGKTRLIAETGAGQHGVATATAAALMGMECVVFMGEEDIVRQKLNVYKMRLLGADVVSVKSGTATLKDAVSEAMREWTNRISDTHYCLGSVMGPHPFPTIVRDFQAVISKEVKEQMLEKEGRLPDAVIACVGGGSNAIGSFYNFIEDEEVALIGCEAAGRGIDTFETAATISTGSLGIFHGMKSYFCQDKYGQIAPVYSISAGLDYPGVGPEHAWLNDIGRAQYVAVTNDEAVNAFEYLSKMEGIIPAIESAHAVAHAMKIAPDMDKDKIVVITISGRGDKDCASIARYKGEDIDE, encoded by the coding sequence TTCATGGCGGACAATACATACCCGAAACTTTGATGAATGCTGTCATTGAACTTGAGGAAGCCTACAACTTCTACAAGAATGACCCAGATTTTAATCGAGAGCTTCAGGAGCTTTTGGAGGAATATGGAGGGCGTCCATCGAGGCTTTATTACGCGAAGAAAATGACTGAGGACTTGGGTGGCGCAAAAATCTATTTGAAGCGAGAGGATCTCAATCACACGGGTGCACACAAGATTAACAATGTTTTGGGGCAGGCACTTTTAGCGAAAAAAATGGGTAAAACTCGCCTGATTGCCGAGACCGGTGCAGGACAACATGGCGTTGCTACTGCAACTGCTGCTGCCCTAATGGGCATGGAATGCGTCGTGTTTATGGGTGAAGAGGACATCGTCCGTCAAAAATTGAATGTCTACAAGATGCGCTTGCTTGGGGCCGACGTTGTGTCAGTTAAGTCAGGCACTGCAACTTTAAAAGACGCAGTGTCTGAAGCAATGCGCGAATGGACAAACCGAATTAGTGACACTCATTATTGCCTCGGTTCAGTCATGGGACCTCACCCTTTTCCAACAATTGTTCGCGATTTTCAAGCGGTTATCTCAAAAGAAGTAAAGGAACAAATGCTCGAAAAAGAAGGGCGCCTGCCTGATGCAGTGATTGCCTGTGTTGGAGGCGGCTCGAATGCGATTGGCAGTTTTTATAACTTCATTGAAGATGAGGAAGTGGCGCTGATTGGTTGCGAGGCGGCTGGTCGCGGCATTGACACTTTTGAGACTGCAGCTACGATCTCCACTGGCAGCCTTGGGATTTTTCATGGCATGAAGTCCTATTTCTGTCAGGATAAATATGGTCAAATTGCTCCTGTTTATTCAATTTCTGCTGGACTTGATTATCCTGGCGTTGGTCCTGAGCATGCTTGGCTAAACGACATCGGACGTGCGCAATATGTTGCTGTTACTAATGATGAGGCAGTGAATGCATTTGAATATCTCTCAAAAATGGAGGGAATTATTCCAGCGATTGAGTCGGCGCATGCTGTCGCACACGCGATGAAAATTGCTCCTGACATGGATAAAGACAAAATTGTTGTTATTACAATTTCGGGACGAGGAGACAAAGACTGTGCGTCTATCGCACGCTACAAAGGGGAGGATATCGATGAATAG
- the hpt gene encoding hypoxanthine phosphoribosyltransferase — MYSMRDDLTEVVYTEKKIAARVEELGFQITDDFKDKVKDGIVAITVLRGAITFSTDLCRCIDLPMEADFMQLSSYGDGHKSSGSVKIKKDVSSSITGKHVLVIEDIYDTGNSMQFLTNFLQSKNPKSISTAVLLRKDVENQIPFDIDYLAFHCPNEFIVGYGLDYAQKYRNLPYIGILKPEIYLS; from the coding sequence ATGTACAGCATGAGGGATGACCTGACGGAAGTTGTTTACACTGAAAAAAAGATTGCGGCTCGCGTCGAAGAGCTCGGTTTTCAAATCACCGACGACTTTAAAGACAAAGTCAAAGACGGCATTGTAGCAATCACTGTCCTTCGTGGTGCGATTACTTTTTCTACTGACCTTTGCCGCTGCATCGACCTTCCAATGGAAGCCGACTTCATGCAGCTTTCTAGCTATGGTGATGGTCATAAATCGTCAGGCTCCGTGAAAATCAAAAAGGATGTTTCGTCTTCAATCACTGGAAAGCATGTGCTAGTCATCGAAGACATTTATGACACTGGAAATTCAATGCAGTTCCTAACCAATTTCCTGCAAAGCAAGAATCCAAAGTCGATTTCAACTGCTGTTCTTCTTCGCAAAGATGTCGAAAACCAAATCCCATTTGATATTGACTACCTCGCTTTTCATTGTCCAAATGAATTTATTGTTGGCTACGGACTTGACTATGCTCAAAAATATCGCAATCTCCCATACATTGGAATTTTGAAACCTGAGATTTATTTGTCTTAA
- the hypB gene encoding hydrogenase nickel incorporation protein HypB translates to MGDVKIIELKASIFENNDKRAQLLREELKGKGTYLLNVMSSPGSGKTTTLVNTINRIKDKLKIAVMQADIDSDKDARTVASETGVESIQLHTGGMCHLDADMTRQGIESLDGDFDLVILENVGNLVCPAEFDTGAVKSITILSVPEGDDKPLKYPLMYQVSSLALINKIDVLPYFDFDVDKAKEYIARRNPDAKVLPVSGRTGEGIEEFAQWLLDEVAAWKA, encoded by the coding sequence ATGGGCGATGTGAAAATCATAGAACTAAAAGCATCGATTTTTGAGAACAACGACAAACGCGCGCAACTTTTGCGTGAAGAGTTGAAAGGAAAAGGGACATATCTTCTAAACGTTATGTCATCGCCTGGCTCGGGCAAAACGACAACGCTCGTAAACACGATAAATCGCATTAAGGACAAGCTGAAAATTGCCGTTATGCAGGCAGACATTGATTCTGACAAAGACGCACGAACCGTTGCGAGCGAAACTGGTGTGGAGTCGATTCAATTGCACACCGGCGGCATGTGTCACCTCGATGCCGACATGACGCGACAAGGAATCGAGAGTCTCGACGGCGATTTCGACCTAGTGATTCTTGAAAACGTGGGCAATCTGGTTTGCCCAGCTGAATTCGATACAGGTGCCGTGAAATCAATCACGATTCTTTCTGTGCCAGAAGGCGACGACAAACCTCTGAAATATCCTCTCATGTATCAAGTCTCGTCGCTTGCTCTCATCAACAAAATCGACGTTCTGCCCTACTTCGACTTTGACGTGGACAAAGCTAAGGAATACATTGCAAGGCGCAATCCCGATGCGAAAGTTTTACCTGTAAGCGGGCGCACAGGCGAAGGCATCGAGGAATTCGCACAGTGGCTTCTCGACGAAGTCGCTGCGTGGAAAGCGTAA
- a CDS encoding NCS2 family permease: protein MERVAKFFELQKHGTNVKTEVLAGCVTFLSMAYILAVNPSILSSSGMDAAGVFTATAVSAAFATLIMAFYANYPVALASGMGLNAYFVYSVCVPMAQAGIQDPWQIALTAVLCEGIIFIMLTLCKFREALINDVPANLKYGISAGIGLFIAIVGLKGAGIVVPDESTIVALGNFASPEVVLALVGLIVCALMYHYKVPGYILWAILVTWGLGMVAQTAGWYVVDPEAGVYSLFPDFSKGISIAAPAFCAFNFDYVAGHIIEFIVIVFAFLFVDLFDTAGTLIAVAGKADLLDEDGNLPKAKQALMADAIGTVAGACLGTSTVTSYVESSAGVAAGGRTGLTAFTTAILFIVALVLSPIFLAIPSFATTPALVFVGLLMVSNVRNMDFSEDIAGAMGGYLALIMMPFTYSIANGIMFGMLAFVIIRIFQGKANKVHWVLWVASIIFVLRIISLIA from the coding sequence GTGGAAAGGGTAGCAAAGTTTTTTGAGCTACAAAAACACGGCACAAATGTAAAGACAGAAGTCCTTGCAGGTTGTGTCACATTTTTGTCGATGGCCTACATTTTAGCCGTCAACCCATCAATTTTGAGTAGCAGTGGAATGGATGCCGCAGGCGTGTTCACCGCCACCGCTGTTTCGGCTGCTTTTGCAACTTTAATTATGGCTTTTTATGCCAATTATCCTGTTGCTCTAGCATCTGGAATGGGCCTAAACGCCTACTTCGTTTATTCAGTTTGCGTTCCGATGGCGCAGGCTGGAATTCAAGATCCTTGGCAAATTGCTCTTACAGCTGTTCTTTGCGAAGGCATCATTTTCATTATGCTCACGCTGTGCAAATTCCGCGAGGCGCTCATTAACGACGTTCCAGCCAACCTGAAATATGGCATTTCGGCGGGCATTGGTCTGTTCATTGCAATTGTCGGCTTGAAGGGAGCTGGCATTGTTGTTCCTGACGAAAGCACTATTGTTGCGCTTGGCAACTTCGCTTCGCCTGAGGTTGTTCTTGCTCTTGTCGGTTTGATTGTTTGTGCTCTTATGTATCACTACAAAGTTCCAGGCTATATTCTATGGGCAATCCTTGTCACTTGGGGGCTTGGAATGGTCGCTCAAACTGCTGGTTGGTATGTAGTTGATCCAGAGGCTGGCGTTTATTCATTATTCCCTGATTTTTCGAAGGGAATCTCTATTGCTGCACCGGCGTTCTGTGCTTTTAATTTTGATTATGTAGCTGGGCACATTATTGAATTTATCGTCATTGTGTTTGCATTCTTGTTTGTTGACTTGTTCGACACAGCTGGAACTCTGATTGCAGTCGCTGGCAAGGCAGACCTTCTTGACGAAGACGGCAATCTTCCAAAAGCTAAGCAGGCTTTAATGGCTGATGCTATTGGCACAGTAGCAGGTGCATGTCTTGGCACTTCAACAGTTACTTCCTATGTTGAATCTTCTGCAGGCGTTGCAGCAGGCGGACGCACAGGTCTCACAGCATTCACAACCGCAATTTTGTTCATCGTTGCTCTTGTTCTCAGCCCGATTTTCCTGGCAATTCCATCGTTTGCAACGACTCCTGCTCTAGTTTTTGTTGGTCTTCTCATGGTGAGCAACGTCAGAAACATGGATTTCTCGGAAGACATCGCTGGAGCCATGGGTGGCTATCTCGCTCTCATCATGATGCCTTTCACCTACTCAATTGCAAATGGCATTATGTTTGGAATGCTCGCATTCGTTATTATTCGCATTTTCCAAGGAAAAGCGAACAAGGTGCATTGGGTGCTCTGGGTGGCATCAATCATTTTTGTTCTTCGCATAATTTCGCTCATAGCTTAA